The genomic region taaattttctaagacaaaaaaggatgaataaacaaagacatttgataacactggaatgtttttgtaagagcttttcttgtgaaaaacctgctgcggcccagcctcacccagaatctacgtccagcggcccccgggtaaattgagtttgagacccctgctttagtatctactaaaagtaaaaaccttttatgcaatgacctttacatgtcatttatattacttcacacaaacactacatccatctgctcctggatcggccccccggtcaaaatttagaacccaattcggcccgcaagtcaaaaagtttggccACCCttgccgtaaggtcattggtgcctgtcgtggcggcaatcctcgaacccgctggtggacaccggcggtaagggatgccgtcaagctgaagaaggagtcctatcgggccgttttggcctgcgggactccggaggcagctgacaggtaccggatggccaagcggaacgcggcttctgCGGtttctgaggcaaaaacccggatgtgggaggagtttggcgaggccatggagaatgacttccggatggcttcgaggaaattctggtctacCATCCgacgtctcaggagggggaagcagtgcaacgtcaacactgtttacagtggggatggcgtgctcctgacctcgactcgggacgtcgtgtgtcggtggggagaatacttcgaagacctcctcaattccaccgacacgccttccattgtggaagcagggcctggggactctgaggcagactctccaatctctggggtcgaagtcactgaggtagttaaaaaactctgCTGAtgagatgagatccgcccggagttcttaagggctctgaatgttgtggggctgtcatggctgacacgcctctacaacattgcgtgtacatcggggacagtgcctctggattggcagactgggatggtggttcccctctttaagaaaggagaccggagggtgtgttccaattacaggggaattacacttctcagcctccctggtaaggtctattcaggggtgctggagaggagggaccgtcgggaggtcgaacctcggattcaggaggaacagtgtggctttcgtcctggcagtggaacagtggaccagctcttcaccctcagcaggatcctcgagggtgcatgggagttcccCCAcatgtccacatgtgttttgtggacttggagaaggtgttcgaccgtgtccctctggagattctgtggggggtgcttcgggagtacggagtaccgagccaactgataagggcggttcggtccctgtatcaccgatgccagagtttggtccgcatttcaggtagtaagtcggattcgttcccagtgagggttggactccgccaaggctgccctttgtcactgattctgttcataatttttatggacagaatttctaggcgcaggcgttgagggggtccggtttggggacctgagcatcgcgtctctgctttttgcagacgacgcgatgctgttggcttcttcaggccgtgatctccagctctcactggagcggttcgcagccgagtgtgaagcggtcgggatgagggtcagcacctccaaaaccgagtccatggtcctcgatcgaaAAAGGGTGGAATACCCTCTCCGGAtcgaggagtttaagtatcttggggtcttgttcacgagtgacgggaggatggagcgcgggatcgacaggcggatcggtgcaacGTCGACAGTAAtccggactctgtaccggtccgtcgtggtaaagagagagctgagccaaaaggcgaaactctcaatttaccggtcgatttacgctcctaccctcacctatggtcacgagctatgggtcatgaccgaaagaacgagatcccggatacaagcggccaaaatgatttttttccgcaggatgtccgggctctcccttagagatagggtgagaagctcggtcatctgggagagactgggagtagagtcgctactcctccacgttgagaggagccagatgaggtggctcgggcatttcatcaggatgcctcctggatgcCTCCTTGGAGAGGTGTTCCGTGCATGTCCCACCgataggagaccccggggacgacccaggacgcgctggagagactatgtctctcagctggcctgggaacgccttgggatcccccgggatgaactGGATGaggtggctggggagagggaagtctgggagtccctcctgaagctgctgtccccgcaacccgaccccggataagcggatggatggaaacaacccatacacatcaaacaatacaactacacCCCCCCAAAATTATTAtatatctaccgttttttttccgtgtatagtgcgcccccatgtatagtacgcacccctaaaaatggcatgctgatgctggaaaaaagcttgtacccatgtataatacgcacccaatttttatgaattttttttaaaaaaaaatttaatttttttttttttttttttaagtcccaatgatcgtcacacacgcagggaggcaatgggtcccatttttatagtctttggtatggtcttaactaggctggatgtaatttttttgttggcgttgatttctccgactgcccgtaaacgcaccaccgcgctccgtgcgcatggagcgtgtttgaagtgaacagcagagaagaaaggaacaaggcaaagtgttgtgaaataaaatattacctgtaatacggatttaggtagagaactgaactctcgctctttatatagctgacgtgtcttgctcatccgttctgcgcatctgtaatggcggcctccgtatgatatccggtttgcgtgtgtgcgagagcgagagagagcgagagagagagcgtgcgagagaacgctcaaccgtagcgcgccgccgaccgcccaactgcaccgggctggtcgattattgtgacagagccgtcgctgaaatttagaagatatttttaaagtcctgatgtactttctaaaatttaagtggacctcactgcgcactgcgcagggagcttaatttggtgcggtcgcgcaaccgcagcgcgccgggcgctcactgtcgcattgcttaaagagcgcctttgtgttttaggatgaacagcagagaccaaaggaacaaggcaaagtgttgtgaaataaaatattacctgtaatacgcattttgttatttgctgattgaaactgctaattaaactgtgaattgaaactaataggaagaaaacaactctcgctctttatatagctgacgtgtcttgcgcatccgttctgtgcattttatttcacaacactttgcctttcttctctgctgttcacttcaaacacgctccatgcgaccgcaatgctctcgtatcagacgcttgctcgatcacctgctcgtttgctgtcccgtgcgcgcacgaagcgcggtggtgcgtttacgggcagtcggagaaatcaacgccaacaaaaaaaattacatccagcctagttaagaccataccaaagactataaaaatgggacccattgcctccctgcgtgtgtgacaacacataatgcgcaccccagattttaggacaataaattagttaaattttgcgcactatacacggaaaaaaacggtaacacatttctttctataatacaacacttaaACACTGATCCGTTGGCACCAGTCTCCCGGTCGTGAACAGGAAGTTGCGTCACTGAcgcgttcgtgaacgggaaattacgtcactgactcccaaaatccctcctccatctaacgctcgctggcgctgctgatggtcgttcgcgaagattcacgagtgagtgacagacagcattgcctGTATGCTATTGCAAACCGACACaatttatgccgacattgatgttttaattttgtatctGTTGGATTGTAATTGATGgtgtgagtgattcactcactgagtgattcgttcactcacagattcgttcgttggtgaacgggaaatgcaattcacgactcgttcgtgaaggggaagttacgtcatttccttcttcgttttgttttacggcgaggtggcaccagcttcaatgggcattaccgacacctactggttgaagttgtatggcggctgtggctcaggcagtagagTGGGTCGTTTAATAACCGGAGGGTTGGCAGTTCGATCCCAGCTCTGTCACAGTCACATGTcgttgtgtccttgggcaagacacttcacacaccttgcctccaggtcgccattgtaaatgagaaagtgtTCTCAATTTGCTTACCTGGTAaaacgttgaaaaaaaaaaagaaaaaaagaaaaaaaaagaacgaatcactttaggaagtgattcttTCATTCCCGTTCACTGAAATGAGTCGTTCTTTTTGAACGGATCGTTCACTCACTTTCCAACACTAGACCAGATCAACCATCCATTacctgtaccgcttgtcccccccACGGgtgtcgcaggcgtgctggagcctgtcccagcagtcatcgggcagtaggtgggggacaccctgaactggttgatagccaatcgcaaggcacacagagacgaacaaccattcgcactcgcactctgcTCCATATATGTGATCAAACGCTTAAACGAGGCGATTTGCGGCAACAAAATGTCTCCCAACAATGGTGGGCGACGTATGCAGTCATGCCAGTAGGGGGCGCAATTATGCCACACGAGTTGAGAAATCTtgtctgttttttgttgttgcaaacTTTATGTAGCAGAAACACAGCATACAAACGttcaagttttgttttgttggatGAACATATAAAACAGATCAAGGCACACATTCGAAAAAGCAACACAAAACttcaaatatataataaatatattcaaATATAGTTACAATTTGGTTGAAGGACACACCAAACATCTTTTCCAAAAATAACAATGAACGCCAACTTTTCTTGTTGGAAACGAGCAAAAACACGGCCATACAAACAGACAAAAAATAGAAGTGGAGATGAATTAGAAATCTTGTCTGAGTTTGACTTGGACGTGAACGACGTGAGACTCAAGCCCGCACTGTGTCCGCTGCGTGTCCACGGCGTTCGAAGGCGTAACAACAAAGTCATCCATTGGCTATTCGGCGTGTTCAAATGACCCTTCTCATGTTGGGACGCCGCTGAGGTCAGACGCCCCACTCCTTTCAAGGAGGCCATGATGCGAAGGTTCAGCCTGTTGGTCAATCCTCCGATGGTCTGAAGTTGTTTTATCTTCATTTTTATCACTCACTTAACTTTTACAGTTGTCTCACCATGCCGGTGACCTCGTCGAGGCCGCGGTTGTTGTGAGGCAACGATGAAAATCTCGACTTTACACCCCAGCCCGATTGCACCAAAACGGTGGGTGTGAGAAAGCCCAACATAAGTGAAAACGGGACGAAGGGTGAATGAGTGAATTTGCGTACGTTTGTTGACCTGAAGTGAACCCTCTTTGCAGCCGGGGACGCACACTATGTGAATTGTACTGCAGTTTGCGTCTCTGTTGGTATTGCGCCCgactgcttgcctgcctgcctgtgtgtCTCCAAAATCAACAAGTGTCAGGACAACTTGAGCAAAATGGCCTCATCCACCACCATTGATTCTGTTTTTATTATCATGCGGGTTGAGAATTCACAAACTGTTCTTTCTTTCTGTATGTATTGAATCAAGAACGTCCTTTGAGTTAACACGAGTGCAACGTCGGGACTGTGGTTTCTTAACATTCACAATGGGACACGTAGCAGGTGAGGAAATAATGTCTCACCCGTGCAGCTGAAATATTTTACATGCAGTTAATTCCTGTGTgaggtttgcatgttctcccagtGTCTGCGTGGGTTTCCACCAGGCCTTTCACTTTCCTCCCACATGCCAAAACATGCAtgctaggccgattgagcattcCAAAATTACCCGTAGGTTTGATTGTGAGACTGCGAGTGACAGAAATGGAAAAATGTTACTCGAACGGCTTCCACTACTGCGCTCTCGTCGTTCGACTTGCGCACTTCTGCTGCACTAGTGTACGCCACTGAGGCAGGAGAGTTGGCCGGCAGCTAGCACAAGCTGTCTTTGGCGCAAGCTATCTGGACGCCATCTTGCTCATGGAGCGAACTGACATGGGACACGCCTCGTCCAAAGCCAGCACCGACCCTCATTGGCCCGCCGGCCCGCCCGCTCCGTCGCGATTGGCCGGTGCGGGAAGCATTCGACGCTTGAAAGACAGCTGAGCGGAACCGCTCGCCACTCAGGCAAGTCACGCCCCAATGAGGAGGACGAAGAAGAACAAGACGAGGGTCGGCAGCCAGGAAATGTTGTAGAAGCAGACTTTTGTTGGAGCGCTGGGATCAGAGCCTTTGTTTTCCATGAGTGCCGCCAGGTGAGAGCTGCAAAATGTCCTGCGCCAGTCGTCAGACTCGTCACGTCGCTTCCGCTTTCAGGGCCAAAGTTTGACAGCTGTCCCTCCCCCCTCACTTCTCGGTCTTTAGCAAAGCAACTTCTTTCAACTTCATGTCAAGTGAATTGCTGACTTTAGCACTGGACGTGCCAAGCACGCAACGGCTGAACTACAACAAGTGTTTGTTACCTCGGACTCAGATTTGAACACGAGAAGGAATCAAATGAGTAAAAATTCCGTGTTATCTCAAAGTTTGAAGAGAAGTTGTGGAGCATCCAGATGATGACAATCCacgaaggggggtgggggggtgggggagttAATGATGTTgcttattgaaaacaaaagaattttaaaaaaacactggTCGAGGCAGCAGCATTTCGAAGGGCCGCGGTTGACAAATTCATTCAACTTTTGTTGACCTGCTTGACGGATAATTGACACCGATTTgggttgtgtttttcttttcttaccgCCTGTCaaataagataaaaaagtaATTTGACATTGACTTCAAGTTGTTGGAGGATTGAAATGGACAACTTGCAGTTGTGCCATTTCTTCTTTTATCCAAAGCGATGTGACGATCATGAGTCGGTGTGGCGGCTTGGCTTGTAAGTGCGATGCTCAGCCAGCACTCTCTTCCTGCAGACTTCTGCCGTCTTTCAGTCCGTCGGCGATGCCCGGCTCAGTCATGCCCATGGACGCGGCCATGCGGTTCTACGTGGGCCACTCTTCTCCCCCTCTCAGGGGCTTCCTGAGATCCTACGAGGCTTCTCTCCACCAAACCAAGAGCCGAGGCCAGCGGGACCGAGCAGCCACCGCAACCGCCACGCTCAGGCCCTGCCTCAGTAGCCAGCAGCAGACGGCATTGCACAAGGATAGCTGGAGCAGCAAAGGCCAGAAGAAGAAGGTGGTGTTCGCTGACTCCAAGGGAATGTCGCTCACCGCCGTGCGCATTTTCTCCAAGAATGAGGAGGAACGCGTCAGCGAGCTGCAGTTCGACATGAGCGACCTGGAGACCGCCGCCATGGAACTGAAGATCAACTCTGCGTGCAACCTGGCACTGGACTTTAAGCAGCCCTCAGCAGACTACCTGGACTTCCGGAACCGTCTGATCCGGAACTCTGTCTGCTTGGAGAACTGCTCGCTGCAGGAGCGTTCGCTCACCGGCACAGTCAAGGTGCGCAACGTCGGCTTTGAGAAGTCGGTGCGCTTGCGGGTGACCTTTGACTCGTGGGCCAGCTTTGTGGAGGTGGACTGCACCTTCATGAACAACGTCTACGGCGCCCACGACACGGACACATTTGCCTTTGTTCTGGACCTTCCTGCCGACATCCCCCCGCAGAATCGAGTGGAGTTCTGCGTCCGCTTCGAGGTCCGAGATCGGACCTTCTGGGACAATAACGATGGCAAGAACTACGTCGTCAAGCACGCGGGCTGGACCGGCAGCGTTTCCTCGCTGCCTCCCACCGAGCACACAAAACCAAGCAGCATCAAGTTGCCAGTGCAGGATCTGGAGCTGTTGGAAAGCCCTCGCATGTGCAGCGGCTTCTTCCCGGGCTGGCAAAGCTGGAACCATGTGGACCCCGCCGTGCCCTACTGGTGACCGGCTGCTGCGCTGGCAGACGTTACATCCTTCATATTGAAGGGGAGCAAGAGAGAGCcggatgtttttttgggggaggggggggggtctgggcGTGTCACCTGCTGATGATGTCATTAGAGAGTGAATGTTTCTTATTGCTTCACATGCTTGTGGTACTTGTGCAGCGGTCCCACACATCTTTGTGAATTGCAcagacactgtgtgtgtgtgtgtgtgtgtgtgtgtgcgtgcgtgtgcgaggCTGCCAATCATGAGTTTAATTTTCTTTTGGCAAAGGAACTCGTGCTGTTTGAAATAAAAGTTAGCTTGTCATTTCCGTGCTGGAGTGTTCCGCTCTCCATCCTTGGCCCATTCTCAAAACTGCAACACCACCTTAAAGGGAAAGTCAAGGTCAAACTTTGCAAGCGGAGCGGCCATCGGTCGTGGCCTGAGAACCGAGTGACCACAACGTCATTTTCCGTCGACAGTGAGCAACAAATTGATTCCCCGCGGCCGGATTTAGTCACACTAGTCAGACTGCCGTGTCCTGGCAAAGAACAGAGTGTTGTCAAGGAAATTTGGAGGTGGACTTTTCCTTTCAAGACATGAACGAGTGACCGGACGGCCAGGGATTAAGTTAGACTGCGCACATTGTGAACAAGACCAAAGTGAGAAACTTAACTGTGGTTTGCCGTCTGGTGTAGGCGCAAGGCAGCCACACGACCACTCGCTCGCTCTGAAAGAAAAGCTGGCAGCTCCATTTTGGACACATCATCCAGACTGAGGAAAAACCTCCGGCGGGATCAGCACTTCCTGCTACATTCCTGACGACTCATGGCCGCAATAATACACGCAAGGGCTCAAAAAACCTGCGTGGCTTGTTACATTGCAGACATGTCAGATGCACAATAGGGTCACATGCGTGCTCACACATCCACCCACAcaaacgcgcgcgcgcacacacacacacaatgctaaAAAAACAAGCAGGTCTGGTGTTGCATGCaaacacatgtgtgtgtgtgtgtgtgtgtgagagaattGTCAAAGGTCTGTCGAAACAGGGAAGATGTCAAAACCATTTCCCCACCCTGATGTCGCACAAACGCGCAAAGGGCACTTGTGGACATGCCTGGACAATTGAATGGAAAGATGATTGACACATCCAACGCACACGAGCGTGTTGTGAGCATGAGTGCCTATGTTTGTGTACAAGTGCATGTGCAAGTTCCAGGGGGGTGTTGCAGGTTAAAGGGGTTGGTAAAAAAAAGCCCGATCAGCCTGGCTGGCGCATACATACGACTCCATTTGATAATCGGCACCTCTGCCAGACGGGATGCGCCGCCACACCAATTTTTTTGTGACTCACAGGAAATGACTACGTTCAAGTTGGGATGTGTGCAGACGTGCGACTCAAGTTGGCTCAAGATGGTTTAGGGCAACCGTGTGGCGTCGCAGCCATGAGGAGAAATGCGTGGAGCCATGCACGACCGCCATCATGGCCAGGTTTTCAGTTGGGCaagtttgttttcaaacaggctgaggacaaacaaaaaaaggacttTGCATGGAGGCCCTGGAATGGGGCCCTGGGATGGAGGCTTCTTAATGGAGGCTAAGTAAAACAATGTTAACTCAGCCCACCAATAGGAACTGAGCACCTTGGCCCCGCCCACCCCAGCCAAAAACAGATCAATGAACAAAAAAGGTAAGCACGAGGTCGTCGTGCGTGTCGGGGCGCGGCCCGTACTATCAAAGAAGATAAGAGTGTCGTGCCAGGCCTCCGAGTTATTCAATGACTAAGCTGGCCATGACCTACTTTGAATGCGCGCGACACGGCGTGGGGGGCTGGGGGGCGCTGaaatacaaagaagaagaatCTGAGATTCCACCCAACAACTTGGTCGTCGTGTGAATAGTGTGAGCTGTGCCGGCTTAACACTTTGACCTTGGCCCAGCGTAACCTCATTGTACGTCGCCAAATTGCTGGAGTGGTGCTGCACCGACTCAACGCTCTTTGGAAAGGCTCTTTCCCTCGTCAAACACTTTTCCACTTGCGAGCGCTTCACACCAAATTCATACCAAATTCTTGATATGTTCCTGATGATATAAAAAACGTGACAGAAAGTCACTTCACTTGCGGCCCGGAGAAAAACTTAGCACACTTGCATATGTATATCACCAACGCCTGTTCTGGTGCGGGCGAGAGGAAGCTTCACGCAAGACCTTTAATGTCAAACTTTCACATCAACGACAACTACACCAGCACACAAAAAGCAATGGCACGCTAGTCTCAACGCAACCCCATATCCTCTTTgctgacaacaaacaaaaaaaaatctttgagtTGCCAGCTTGACACCCTCAACTCAAGTTGGGGGTGTCAACATGTACAAAGGAGCTTTGAGAGCTTGTCTTTAGGGGGTGGGTTGCTGACCCTTTCCTCCCTGAGCTAATGCTAAAGCTAACACGTGGCAGTGTTGTAGCTGTTGCTCAAACACCTGTTAATCAAAAGGCTCTGAATGCTGCAGCTTTTTCCTCTTCTACACACCGTTATGTCAGACATCGACAAACAGTCTTCAAGTTCTTGCGGTCAGGCTCTTAATAGTCGTCTCCAGGTTGGAGTCATCGGCTTCTAGGCGTCCAGTTTCGGCACTGGTAGTCAGGGCGGAAGTGTACCGTCTTGTCAGCTGCTATTTTTCAGGAACTGGTTGTGTTTAAGTCATCGGTTTCTCGTCATCAGTTAGCCGTTGTCACCTTCTTGTCGCTAGTTGCCTGTCGTCTTGTTCTCGCGGTCGGGTTGTAATCAAACATTTTGGAGACTTTGGAGGCTTCTTGTTGCCAAGTTGTCGGCTTCTTTTTGCGTCAGTGACACTTCCTGCTCTGTCTATTGCTAAGCTAAGGCTAAAACTAGCACAGCCATCAAAAAACTTTTGCTGCAGCGGTGTCGAAACATGCCACAATGTCAAACAtctgaaataaaacatttcataaaATAGCTGCTAACTTGCTCAGCATGTCTCAAAGTTCTACCTGCATCTTCTGACTCACCGCTTCTACTTGAGGACCACAGCGGTACTGCGACACGCTAGCTTGTTCGGGTGCTTGAGTATGATCTTGTTCAGAaaaagcaaaatagtctgttgAACTACAAGTGCACTTGGAGAGGCTAAAGTGGTGAGTGCCCAAGCAGAGGCGTCAGGATCACTCAAGGCCGAAGCCCTCCGCGTTGGAGATGGCGATGATGAGCTTATGTTTGAGCTCCTTCCTGGTGCGATACGGGGGCAAGCAGATCTGGTTGAAACAGGTGTGCGACACGGGGAGCCTGAGGACACACAAGCGCAAACAGACTTAGATGCAGCGGTCACACCTCTGACAATGCGGTTGCCCGCAAAGAGGAGCTCGTCTGTGTCAACGCTAACATCAGCGTCAACAGACTTTCTGTTTGGCAGCTATACCTAAACGCTCTTCCGAGCCGTCAGGTTTCGGAAAGAATTGTCACGATAGCGCGCTCAAACCACCTGACATGGCAGTTTGCCCAGACGCGCGCACATGCAGCCGCTTTTGGCCGATGAGCAGCAATTGCAAAGCGTTTCCGTGCGTGCGCCAGCATGAATGAAGTCATTTGCCCGAGATGAGCTCCCACCATATGCCTTCACATTTCCCCAAGGTGACCTGTCGTCGCATGCCTTCATATTGACGGCGCTCGTACCAGTCGGTGGGGACGTCCAGCCTGGAGATTTTGAAGTTGAGGTCGGCCATCCCCCCCACAGGGACACGGTCGCTTCCTGTTACAAAGTGAAGCAGCTTCTTTTGAAGATCCACGGGGAATGACAGCACCACATCCCAGAAAGTCCTACGCGAGCGCACACACAAGCAAAGCTACGATGTTCACAAGTGCACCTCATCCTATCTCATCTACGTGCGGTGGCTCCATGTTAATTTATTGCTTTGGCAAGGATTTGTTGGCATCGTCCTGCCCTGACATGAAAACAGATCTCCGCCAACTCAACAGACAAATAAAAGTCAGCTTTGTCGCTACTTGATGCTAGCCAGGAGGATGGCCAACTTGTTGAGCTTTAACCGCATTTAAAGGCACGCTGGGTTTCTCTTGTTCTGACATGaaaacatcaatcaagacaGAAATACAAATGTTTGGGGGAAGCGCAGGCAAGCCTTGTTTAGCTTTGTAAGCACGTGATGTTTATTTGCGTTACGGAAAGTCACTTTTTTGTCTTACAACATTCAGAGCACTTGCAAGTCTGTCGCACAGAGCTTGCCGACTCGAAGGGGCTTAATTGGGACGAGATACTTTTCTGACAGAGCCTCAGCGTTCTGCCCCAAGGCCAACCCTAATCATGTGTCTTAGCAGCGTGCCTCGACCTGACATGAAAACAAATTGGCGGCAATTCGAAAATTGGCTGTACTTAATGCGCGCGCACGTGTCACCTGATGGTGGCGTCGCTCTTGCCATATCCTTTGTAGTGCGCAGCTTTCTGCAGAGCGCTCATGTCCAGCTGAGGACTGCCGCACACCAGCATCTCCACTTCCTCCGGACGAAGCAGCTGCCGCAAGAATGGGAAACCGCGTGTCAGCCGCATATCAGCAGAATGTCAGCTGCATGTCAACCGCGACTCAAGCGCATCTCGTTATTCTCGACCACGTCATCTTTTCCTCGACTTGCAAGTCTGAGTTGGTGGGtctgtgtgacatcatcaaatcAATCAACTCAACATTAAAGGCGAAAGGCACCATGCCGTTGTCCCCAAAGAAAACAAGTCGTGTGCTGTGTGCAAAAGAGAAAGCAGGAAGTTGACATATCCAGGATGTCCCAACGTTCTGTGGAAGGAGTTACAAGCGCCCGTCTAAAGACACACACGGGCACTCAGGCAATGTGTTTGGATGGAAGGAGACGGACAAGGTCACCAAACGAATCCTGATCTCATTTAGACAGCTGAGATGACTTAAGTGAGGCTCAGAGGTG from Syngnathus typhle isolate RoL2023-S1 ecotype Sweden linkage group LG8, RoL_Styp_1.0, whole genome shotgun sequence harbors:
- the LOC133157988 gene encoding protein phosphatase 1 regulatory subunit 3C-B-like; this encodes MSAARLLPSFSPSAMPGSVMPMDAAMRFYVGHSSPPLRGFLRSYEASLHQTKSRGQRDRAATATATLRPCLSSQQQTALHKDSWSSKGQKKKVVFADSKGMSLTAVRIFSKNEEERVSELQFDMSDLETAAMELKINSACNLALDFKQPSADYLDFRNRLIRNSVCLENCSLQERSLTGTVKVRNVGFEKSVRLRVTFDSWASFVEVDCTFMNNVYGAHDTDTFAFVLDLPADIPPQNRVEFCVRFEVRDRTFWDNNDGKNYVVKHAGWTGSVSSLPPTEHTKPSSIKLPVQDLELLESPRMCSGFFPGWQSWNHVDPAVPYW